A genome region from Crossiella equi includes the following:
- a CDS encoding protein phosphatase 2C domain-containing protein, with translation MPAIEMAERPGVQLTGGFAESEDRIVVLPNAVVLLDGATQLEPSRHTGGWYAERLGDRLRRQLTAQPDIDLAELLASCISQVAADHDLEPGKAPSSTVAVVRWDAERVDALVLADSPVVAFTVGDVHVLSDNRLANLSVPRRTGYREQLRDGEGFTSTHTEALRASAGEVGAYRNRQGGFWVAEADPDAAKQAMRATWMRDQVQAVVMASDGVSCGVEDYGVFADWTALYDQAVQDGLHTVLDAVRKAEESDPDGRKWPRPKRHDDQSLVLVHFDDDWFPRF, from the coding sequence GTGCCTGCGATCGAGATGGCGGAACGGCCAGGCGTCCAGCTGACCGGCGGGTTCGCCGAGAGCGAGGACCGCATCGTGGTGCTGCCCAACGCGGTGGTGCTGCTGGACGGGGCCACCCAGCTGGAACCCAGCCGCCACACCGGCGGCTGGTACGCCGAACGGCTCGGCGACCGGCTGCGCCGACAGCTGACCGCGCAGCCGGACATCGACCTGGCCGAGCTGCTCGCCTCCTGCATCAGCCAGGTGGCCGCCGACCACGACCTGGAGCCGGGCAAGGCGCCGTCCAGCACGGTCGCCGTGGTGCGCTGGGACGCCGAGCGCGTGGACGCCCTGGTGCTGGCGGACAGCCCGGTGGTCGCCTTCACCGTGGGCGATGTGCACGTGCTCTCCGACAACCGCCTGGCCAACCTGTCGGTGCCCCGGCGCACCGGCTACCGCGAGCAGCTGCGGGACGGCGAGGGCTTCACCAGCACGCACACCGAGGCGTTGCGGGCCTCGGCGGGCGAGGTCGGCGCGTACCGCAACCGGCAGGGCGGGTTCTGGGTGGCCGAGGCCGACCCGGACGCGGCCAAGCAGGCGATGCGCGCCACCTGGATGCGCGACCAGGTGCAGGCCGTGGTGATGGCCAGCGACGGGGTCTCCTGCGGGGTTGAGGACTACGGCGTGTTCGCCGACTGGACCGCGCTGTACGACCAGGCCGTGCAGGACGGGCTGCACACCGTGCTGGACGCGGTGCGCAAGGCCGAGGAGTCCGATCCGGACGGCCGCAAGTGGCCGCGCCCGAAGCGCCACGACGACCAGAGCCTGGTGCTGGTCCACTTCGACGACGACTGGTTCCCGCGCTTCTGA
- the yczE gene encoding membrane protein YczE, translating into MASPTIPLHPLPVSLRPVRRFSQLFGGLLLYGASMALLVRAGLGLDPWDVLHEGLTRHIPVSFGTVTAITGVLVLLAWLPLRQRLGLGTVANVAVIAFAVDGALWLLPVPSALWLQVVFLVSGVVLNGLATAAYIGARLGPGPRDGLMTGIAARTGWSLRLVRTGIELAVLAIGFLLGGTVGLGTLLYAITIGPLAQFFVPFVALRTPCEWKTAQ; encoded by the coding sequence ATGGCCTCCCCGACGATCCCCCTGCACCCGCTGCCGGTCTCGCTGCGCCCGGTCCGGCGGTTCTCCCAGCTGTTCGGCGGTCTGCTGCTGTACGGCGCGAGCATGGCGCTGCTCGTGCGCGCGGGCCTCGGCCTGGACCCGTGGGACGTGCTGCACGAAGGCCTGACCAGGCACATCCCGGTCAGCTTCGGCACTGTCACGGCGATCACCGGCGTGCTGGTGCTGCTCGCCTGGTTACCGCTGCGGCAGCGCCTTGGCCTGGGCACGGTGGCCAACGTGGCGGTGATCGCGTTCGCGGTGGACGGCGCGCTGTGGCTGCTGCCCGTGCCCTCGGCGCTGTGGCTCCAGGTGGTCTTCCTGGTCTCCGGCGTGGTGTTGAACGGCTTGGCCACCGCGGCCTACATCGGTGCCCGCCTCGGCCCGGGCCCGCGCGACGGCCTGATGACCGGGATCGCCGCGCGCACCGGCTGGTCGCTGCGGTTGGTGCGCACCGGGATCGAGCTGGCGGTGCTGGCGATCGGGTTCCTGCTCGGCGGCACGGTCGGCCTCGGCACGCTGCTCTACGCGATCACGATCGGCCCGTTGGCTCAGTTCTTTGTGCCGTTCGTGGCGCTGCGTACTCCCTGCGAGTGGAAAACGGCTCAGTAG